ATATATTGTTTGGCTTCTGCAGAGAGATAATCTTTATCTTTACCATCAAAGAAAATATTTTTATCGCCTTTGAAAAGTGATTGATGAGTATGCATCCCTGAACCATTCACACCATATATAGGTTTAGGCATAAATGTCGCATACAGCCCTTTCATTTGTGCTATTTCTTTGACAACAGCTCTGTAAACCATAACTGTATCTGCCATTGTCAAGCCATCCTTATAACGAAGGTCTATTTCATGCTGTGAAGGAGCAACCTCATGGTGACTGTATTCAACATCTATACCCATCTGCTCAAGGGCAAGAATCACTTCTCTTCTCACCTCTCTTCCTGCATCAAGAGTAATTATGTCAAAATAACCACCTTCATCAAGAATCTGGGTGGTCTTTTCATCCTTGAATATAAAAAATTCAAGCTCAGGACCTGCATAAAACGTATATCCTTTCTCTTTTGCTTTCTCAAGGGACTTTTTCAATATATACCTGCTGTCTCCCTCATAAGGTGTACGGTCTGGATTCAGGATATCGCAAATCATGGCAGCAACAGCTTTTTCTTTTGGTCTATAAGGAAGAATTGTAAATGTAGAAATGTCCGGCATCGCAACCATGTCTGACTCATCTATTCTTGCAAAGCCCTTTATGGATGACCCATCAAATCCCATTCCATCCTCAAGAGCCCCCTCTAATTCTTCGCGGGTTATCGTAAAACCCTTCATCTGTCCGGTAATATCAGCAAACCACAATCTGATAAACTTTATCCCATTTTCCTCAACAAGTTTTAATACATCTGCTTTTTTTAAATCTTTTCTGTTCATCTTTCCCCTCCGTAATTAAACAAATTGTTTTCTTTCAACTTTTTCTCCGGGCAACAAAAAAGCCCGGTTGAGCAACTTCGCCTTTACCGGGCAACTTCGCCTTTCTTTTTTCTCAGACCTGCCTGCAACCCTGCAGTTGAATAAATTATAAAACATATTTTCAAATTGTC
The nucleotide sequence above comes from bacterium. Encoded proteins:
- a CDS encoding glutamine synthetase family protein, with protein sequence MNRKDLKKADVLKLVEENGIKFIRLWFADITGQMKGFTITREELEGALEDGMGFDGSSIKGFARIDESDMVAMPDISTFTILPYRPKEKAVAAMICDILNPDRTPYEGDSRYILKKSLEKAKEKGYTFYAGPELEFFIFKDEKTTQILDEGGYFDIITLDAGREVRREVILALEQMGIDVEYSHHEVAPSQHEIDLRYKDGLTMADTVMVYRAVVKEIAQMKGLYATFMPKPIYGVNGSGMHTHQSLFKGDKNIFFDGKDKDYLSAEAKQYIAGIMKHAREITLICNQWVNSYKRLVVGYEAPVYI